The following proteins come from a genomic window of Phnomibacter ginsenosidimutans:
- the hutH gene encoding histidine ammonia-lyase, which translates to MLAPFHYGTGHLTVDVAVAIAKGQCPASLQEEALQRIARSTQSVQQIVDEGQTVYGINTGFGILANTPISAADTRTLQYKILQSHSVGVGDPIPVLVAKLMLITKVHALAQGYSGVQLSTLQRIIWHIDNDVIPVVPEKGSVGASGDLAPLAHLFLPLIGLGECYYKGQRVVTAHVLQREQLEPIALGPKEGLALINGTQFILAFATQAVQRMHNCLDAADIIGAMSLEALTGTKAPFDERLHQLRPFEGNLLVAKRLRTLLHGSHIMDSHVDCGRVQDPYSLRCMPQVHGASRNAWLHLKALTETELNAVTDNPIIFDAHDTISGGNFHGQPLALPLDYACLAAAEIGNISDRRCYLLLEGKWGLPMLLMQDVGLNSGFMIPQYTTAALVTENKTLCFPASADSIPTSLGQEDHVSMGSISGRKLNKVLENLEYILAIELLSACQAIEFRRPLKSSVLLEFAHDYVRQFVGFANEDRIFANDINAVAGLIKDFSFVQQLNAFAKAQGIEFE; encoded by the coding sequence ATGCTTGCCCCATTTCATTACGGTACCGGCCATCTTACAGTAGATGTGGCCGTGGCCATTGCCAAAGGCCAATGCCCCGCCAGCCTGCAGGAAGAAGCCCTGCAGCGCATTGCCCGCAGCACCCAATCGGTACAACAAATTGTTGATGAAGGCCAAACGGTGTACGGTATTAACACTGGCTTTGGCATCCTTGCCAATACACCCATTTCCGCCGCCGATACCCGCACCCTGCAGTATAAAATTTTACAAAGCCATAGCGTAGGTGTAGGCGACCCCATACCAGTGTTGGTAGCCAAGCTCATGCTCATCACCAAAGTGCATGCACTGGCACAGGGCTACAGTGGGGTGCAGCTCAGCACCTTGCAGCGCATCATTTGGCATATCGACAATGATGTAATACCTGTGGTGCCCGAAAAAGGGAGTGTAGGGGCCAGTGGCGATTTAGCACCCTTGGCGCATCTGTTTTTGCCCCTCATTGGCTTGGGCGAATGTTATTACAAAGGACAACGGGTGGTAACGGCGCATGTATTGCAGCGGGAGCAACTGGAGCCCATTGCCTTAGGACCGAAAGAAGGGCTGGCACTCATCAATGGCACACAGTTTATTTTGGCCTTTGCCACACAGGCCGTGCAGCGCATGCACAATTGTTTGGATGCCGCCGACATCATTGGCGCCATGAGCCTCGAAGCCCTCACGGGTACCAAGGCTCCTTTTGATGAACGCCTTCATCAGCTGCGGCCTTTTGAAGGCAATCTGCTGGTGGCAAAAAGACTTCGCACATTGCTACATGGTTCACACATCATGGATAGCCATGTAGACTGTGGCCGGGTGCAAGACCCTTACAGTTTGCGTTGTATGCCGCAGGTGCATGGTGCCAGCCGCAATGCATGGCTGCACCTGAAAGCCCTCACCGAAACAGAGCTGAATGCCGTGACCGATAATCCCATCATCTTTGATGCACACGATACCATCAGTGGTGGAAATTTTCACGGTCAGCCACTGGCGCTGCCCTTGGATTATGCCTGTTTGGCGGCAGCGGAAATCGGCAACATCAGCGACCGGCGTTGCTACCTCTTGCTCGAAGGCAAGTGGGGCCTGCCCATGCTGCTGATGCAGGATGTGGGCCTCAACAGCGGCTTCATGATTCCGCAGTACACCACTGCAGCTTTGGTGACGGAAAATAAAACGCTCTGCTTCCCCGCCAGTGCTGATAGTATTCCCACTTCGCTGGGGCAGGAAGACCACGTAAGCATGGGCAGCATCAGCGGCCGCAAGCTCAATAAGGTGCTCGAAAATCTGGAATACATTCTCGCTATCGAACTATTGAGTGCCTGCCAGGCCATTGAATTCAGACGGCCACTGAAGAGCAGTGTGCTGTTGGAATTTGCCCACGACTATGTGCGGCAATTTGTAGGCTTCGCCAACGAAGACCGGATTTTTGCCAATGATATCAACGCCGTAGCCGGCCTCATCAAAGACTTCTCATTTGTGCAACAACTAAATGCCTTTGCAAAAGCGCAGGGGATTGAGTTTGAATGA
- a CDS encoding alpha-L-fucosidase, translating into MKNTFLLLLLCGSLLANGQANYQPSTDNLQARTNFQDHKYGMFIHWGLSSVLGDGEWVMNNRKIRKDDYQRYIRVFNPLDFDAEQWVLTAKNAGMKYIVFITRHHDGFSNWDTRYSDWKITNTPYGKDALQQLAAACKKHGLQLGLYYSTLDWYREDYPWRSGRTGQHSGRTGNGDYASYLQFMKNQLTELLTNYGPIMSIWFDGHWDQTNPEGSHDRASRIDWKYEEIYGLIHQLQPACMIGNNHHLDPIAGEDFQMFERDLPGENKSGLSFQQASNALPVETCETLNNSWGYNITDRKFKSPEQVIHWLAGAAGRNANLLLNVGPMPTGPIQQEFVDTLAVAGKWLTTYGESIYGTRGNVIPPQPWGVATQKGKRIFLHFLKAPANDFVLLPNFASEVAAVQTMGSNKPLKWSKIKEGLIVYPQYVAGTYDYVVEVLLK; encoded by the coding sequence ATGAAAAATACATTTCTCTTGCTGCTATTGTGTGGCAGCCTGCTGGCCAACGGCCAGGCCAACTATCAACCTAGTACTGACAACCTGCAAGCCAGAACCAACTTTCAGGATCATAAATACGGGATGTTTATACACTGGGGATTGAGCAGTGTGCTGGGTGATGGCGAGTGGGTGATGAACAACCGGAAGATTCGCAAGGATGATTATCAACGTTATATCCGGGTGTTTAACCCGCTTGATTTTGATGCGGAGCAATGGGTACTCACGGCCAAAAATGCGGGCATGAAATACATCGTGTTCATTACCCGCCACCACGATGGTTTCAGCAACTGGGATACCCGCTACAGCGATTGGAAAATAACGAACACGCCTTATGGCAAAGATGCGTTGCAACAACTGGCAGCAGCCTGCAAAAAGCATGGCCTGCAACTGGGGCTCTACTACTCTACCCTCGATTGGTACCGGGAAGATTACCCCTGGCGCAGCGGCCGTACTGGTCAGCACAGCGGCCGCACCGGCAATGGCGATTATGCCAGCTACCTGCAGTTTATGAAAAACCAACTCACCGAACTGCTGACGAATTACGGCCCCATCATGAGCATTTGGTTTGATGGCCACTGGGACCAAACCAACCCCGAAGGCAGCCACGACCGGGCCTCCCGCATCGACTGGAAGTATGAGGAGATTTATGGCCTCATCCACCAATTGCAACCGGCTTGTATGATTGGTAACAACCACCACCTCGATCCCATTGCCGGCGAAGATTTTCAAATGTTTGAACGTGACCTGCCGGGTGAAAATAAATCGGGGCTGAGCTTCCAACAAGCCAGCAATGCCCTGCCGGTAGAAACCTGCGAAACACTCAACAATAGCTGGGGTTACAACATTACCGACCGCAAGTTCAAATCGCCGGAGCAGGTGATACACTGGCTGGCGGGTGCTGCAGGCCGCAATGCCAACCTGCTGCTGAACGTAGGCCCCATGCCCACGGGTCCCATTCAACAAGAATTTGTAGATACACTGGCTGTGGCAGGTAAATGGCTGACCACGTATGGCGAAAGTATTTATGGCACCCGTGGCAATGTAATACCTCCTCAACCTTGGGGCGTAGCTACGCAAAAAGGCAAACGCATCTTTCTGCATTTTTTGAAAGCACCGGCTAACGACTTTGTATTGCTGCCGAACTTTGCCAGCGAAGTAGCGGCCGTACAAACCATGGGCAGCAACAAACCACTCAAATGGAGTAAGATAAAAGAAGGCCTGATTGTGTATCCGCAATATGTGGCGGGTACGTATGACTATGTGGTGGAGGTGCTGTTGAAGTAG
- a CDS encoding sulfite exporter TauE/SafE family protein, whose protein sequence is MLYSVFSLYPLSHWLLILLAAFIIGLGKAGLKGVDMLSVTIMALVFGGKSSTGIVLPLLCAADIAAVIYYNRHAQWKHFWKLMPWMAVGILLGVYLGQDMPEKTFRMLMAGIVLCTIIIVLWMELRKSVSVPKHPMFAVSTGLAAGFTTMMGNLAGAFANLYFLAMRLPKNDFIGTAAWLFLVINLFKLPFQVFFWKNIHADTLLTDIVLLPALALGFVTGLRIVRHLQDSHYRRVVIVLTLVGAVAMLLK, encoded by the coding sequence ATGTTGTATTCGGTTTTTTCGCTGTATCCATTGTCGCACTGGCTGCTCATTTTACTGGCAGCCTTCATCATTGGTTTGGGCAAGGCAGGCTTAAAAGGTGTCGACATGTTGTCGGTCACTATTATGGCGCTGGTCTTTGGCGGCAAATCGTCTACAGGCATTGTGCTGCCGCTGCTGTGTGCGGCAGATATTGCGGCAGTCATCTATTACAACCGCCATGCACAATGGAAACATTTTTGGAAACTCATGCCTTGGATGGCCGTTGGTATTTTGCTCGGCGTATACCTCGGACAAGACATGCCAGAAAAAACATTCCGCATGCTCATGGCGGGTATTGTGCTCTGCACCATCATCATTGTGCTGTGGATGGAACTGCGTAAATCAGTGTCCGTTCCCAAACATCCCATGTTTGCTGTGAGCACGGGTTTGGCAGCGGGCTTTACCACCATGATGGGCAACCTGGCCGGTGCTTTTGCCAACCTTTATTTTTTAGCCATGCGCCTGCCCAAGAATGATTTTATTGGCACTGCTGCGTGGCTCTTTCTCGTCATCAATCTGTTTAAGTTACCCTTTCAGGTTTTCTTCTGGAAAAACATACATGCCGATACCTTGCTCACCGATATTGTATTGTTGCCGGCCTTGGCGCTGGGCTTTGTAACGGGGCTACGCATTGTGCGGCATTTGCAAGACAGCCACTACCGCAGGGTAGTGATTGTGCTCACATTGGTAGGCGCTGTTGCGATGTTGTTGAAATAA
- a CDS encoding endonuclease/exonuclease/phosphatase family protein, which produces MPTTHRLFWWNLENLFDTVNSTNRTEKLQRTLNKELKGWTAAILSKKIAQLNKVITALNPDILGVCEVENLPVLQQLVDAMSTALNRPYKVLHQDTKDARGIDVAFIYDSSKYTPKGELFSLEVMRRNATRDIVQVQLQTKAGNLLVLLGNHWPARSDGKYESEPFRMMVGEVLSYWVKRIHEIEGKGASIVAMGDFNDEPFDRSLVEYAKSTHISKQIENSTTTDYLYNLSAACINGKMGTYVFGNEINVLDQFLVSKAIAVKTKLSRFSVAAPVRICHDAVPGMVKGEYNAPVKFGRPAEASTFNKEGFSDHLPIALTLEEK; this is translated from the coding sequence ATGCCTACCACACATCGCTTGTTTTGGTGGAACCTCGAAAACCTGTTTGATACCGTTAACTCCACCAACCGCACCGAAAAATTACAACGCACCCTCAACAAAGAATTGAAGGGTTGGACAGCAGCTATACTCAGCAAAAAGATTGCGCAGCTCAATAAAGTCATCACTGCCCTCAACCCCGATATTTTGGGCGTATGCGAAGTAGAAAACCTGCCAGTGCTACAGCAGTTGGTAGATGCAATGAGTACGGCCCTCAACCGGCCATACAAAGTGTTACATCAGGATACGAAAGATGCCCGTGGTATTGATGTGGCGTTTATTTACGACAGCAGCAAATACACGCCAAAAGGCGAGTTGTTTTCATTGGAAGTCATGCGCCGCAATGCCACCCGGGATATTGTGCAGGTGCAATTGCAAACAAAAGCAGGCAACTTACTGGTGTTGCTCGGCAATCACTGGCCGGCCCGCAGCGATGGTAAATATGAAAGCGAACCTTTCCGCATGATGGTAGGCGAAGTACTGAGCTACTGGGTGAAACGAATACACGAAATTGAAGGCAAGGGCGCCAGCATTGTAGCCATGGGCGATTTCAACGATGAACCTTTCGACAGAAGTTTGGTGGAGTATGCCAAGAGTACACACATCAGTAAACAAATAGAAAACAGCACCACCACCGACTATCTCTACAACCTAAGTGCGGCTTGCATCAATGGCAAAATGGGGACTTATGTATTCGGCAATGAGATTAATGTACTAGATCAGTTTTTGGTGTCGAAAGCCATTGCGGTAAAAACCAAGCTCTCCAGGTTTAGTGTGGCGGCACCTGTACGCATTTGCCACGATGCAGTGCCGGGCATGGTAAAAGGTGAATACAATGCACCCGTCAAATTCGGGCGTCCTGCGGAGGCATCAACTTTTAATAAAGAAGGTTTCAGCGATCATTTGCCCATTGCATTGACGTTGGAGGAAAAGTAA
- a CDS encoding LLM class flavin-dependent oxidoreductase, protein MELGIGMFGDNHFTPDGKALPTGQRLQELLTEVKLMDEIGVDFFGIGEHHRPDYSVSVPEIILAAAASVTKRIKLGSGVTVLSSADPVRVYQQFATIDLLSGGRAEICAGRGSFIESFPVYGYDLKDYETLFEEKLDLLVKINQQERITWKGKLRPALNNQLILPRATNNHLPIWVAVGGTPESVVRAARLGLPVIFAIIGGNPKHFQPLFQYYREAWQHFGHDPAKLQVGVHMHAFFGKQSKQVADEYYPHYAAQMNRVGADRGWAPYQRSQFEAGRSSNGHLLIGDAQEAIDKILQLQEMFGLTRFSAHMDVGGPDHAALMQSIEIFGNEIAPAVRKALQK, encoded by the coding sequence ATGGAACTCGGAATCGGCATGTTTGGCGACAATCATTTTACACCGGATGGCAAGGCATTGCCTACGGGCCAGCGGTTGCAAGAGCTGTTGACAGAAGTGAAACTGATGGATGAAATTGGGGTGGACTTTTTTGGTATTGGTGAGCATCACCGGCCCGACTATTCGGTGTCAGTTCCTGAAATAATATTGGCCGCCGCCGCCAGCGTTACCAAACGCATCAAACTCGGCAGTGGCGTTACAGTGCTTAGCTCTGCCGATCCGGTGCGGGTGTACCAGCAGTTTGCGACCATCGATTTACTCTCCGGCGGGCGAGCAGAGATTTGTGCAGGCAGGGGTAGTTTCATCGAATCTTTTCCAGTGTATGGATATGATTTGAAAGATTACGAAACCTTGTTTGAAGAAAAGCTGGATTTGCTGGTAAAAATCAATCAGCAGGAACGCATTACCTGGAAGGGCAAATTGCGGCCGGCCTTGAACAATCAACTCATTTTACCAAGGGCCACCAACAATCATTTGCCCATATGGGTAGCGGTGGGCGGTACGCCCGAATCTGTAGTACGTGCTGCCCGTTTGGGACTGCCTGTCATCTTCGCCATCATTGGTGGCAATCCGAAACATTTTCAACCGCTGTTTCAATACTATCGGGAGGCCTGGCAGCACTTTGGTCACGACCCGGCCAAGTTGCAAGTGGGTGTACACATGCATGCATTTTTCGGTAAGCAAAGCAAGCAGGTGGCTGATGAATATTACCCGCATTATGCAGCGCAAATGAACCGGGTAGGAGCAGACCGTGGTTGGGCGCCGTATCAGCGCAGCCAGTTTGAAGCAGGCCGCAGCAGCAACGGGCATTTGCTCATAGGCGATGCACAAGAAGCCATCGATAAAATTTTACAGTTGCAGGAAATGTTCGGCCTCACCCGTTTTTCGGCACACATGGATGTAGGCGGCCCCGATCATGCAGCCCTCATGCAATCCATTGAAATATTTGGCAATGAGATTGCACCGGCGGTTCGCAAGGCGCTGCAGAAATAA
- a CDS encoding TolC family protein — MIGGLLFLWACAPVLPKTPEVEPAPKTYGEWTNADTTNSGTISWRNFFTDKHLLSLIDTAMLYNPDLQIANQRVLMANAELLRSKAAMIPTLNANLSPAIRRYGLYTMDGAGNISTFIQPGKIVPINLPDIYVGLQSSWEADVWGKLRSRKKAATARWLASNEGRNWMTTQVVSNIALHYYELQALDNMLRIVDETIVLQENALNIVQVQKEAAAANQLAVEQFAAQLLNTKAIKTQLQQQVVDHETALQLLLGKFPGTVVRDTANYLTTAVPAMQTGVPAMLLQQRPDIRQATFLLEATKMDVQAARAAFLPGFNITAAFGYQAFQPNLLFRTPESMAYALAGSIVAPLLNRGALKAEFASANARQIEALYQYQQTVLTGVAEVYNEMKRLQNLEQLYQQRNEQATVLTTSIETASALFRSGRATYLELLINQQNALQARLEVIAAKKQQWQTSVNLYKALGGGW; from the coding sequence GTGATTGGTGGCTTGCTCTTTCTGTGGGCTTGCGCCCCGGTATTACCCAAAACGCCTGAGGTAGAACCAGCGCCCAAAACCTACGGTGAATGGACGAATGCCGACACTACCAATAGTGGAACCATCAGCTGGCGCAATTTCTTTACCGATAAACATTTGCTGTCGTTGATTGATACTGCCATGCTGTACAATCCCGATTTGCAAATAGCCAATCAGCGGGTGCTGATGGCCAATGCAGAATTATTGCGCAGCAAAGCCGCCATGATACCCACACTCAATGCCAACCTCTCGCCGGCCATTCGTCGCTATGGTTTGTATACGATGGATGGAGCGGGCAACATCAGCACGTTTATTCAACCGGGTAAAATTGTGCCCATTAACCTGCCTGATATTTATGTAGGCTTGCAATCTTCGTGGGAAGCCGATGTGTGGGGCAAATTGCGCAGCCGAAAAAAAGCCGCCACAGCCCGTTGGCTGGCCAGCAATGAAGGCCGCAACTGGATGACCACACAAGTGGTATCCAACATTGCGCTGCACTACTATGAGCTGCAAGCCTTGGACAATATGCTGCGTATTGTAGACGAAACGATTGTGCTGCAAGAAAATGCGCTGAATATTGTGCAGGTGCAAAAAGAAGCTGCTGCTGCCAACCAACTGGCGGTAGAACAGTTTGCGGCGCAACTGCTCAACACGAAAGCCATCAAAACGCAATTGCAACAGCAAGTAGTCGATCATGAAACGGCGCTGCAATTATTGCTGGGTAAGTTTCCCGGTACCGTAGTTCGTGATACGGCCAATTATTTAACTACCGCTGTGCCTGCCATGCAAACCGGTGTACCTGCTATGCTCTTGCAACAACGTCCTGATATTCGGCAAGCAACTTTTTTACTTGAAGCAACGAAGATGGATGTGCAGGCTGCGAGAGCTGCGTTTTTGCCCGGTTTCAACATCACAGCTGCATTTGGTTATCAGGCATTTCAACCCAACTTGTTGTTTCGTACGCCCGAATCAATGGCCTATGCATTGGCAGGGAGCATCGTTGCTCCTTTGCTCAACCGTGGTGCCTTGAAAGCAGAATTTGCTTCGGCCAATGCCCGACAGATTGAAGCCTTGTACCAGTATCAGCAAACAGTGTTGACAGGCGTAGCAGAAGTGTACAACGAAATGAAACGCTTGCAAAACCTGGAGCAATTGTATCAGCAACGCAATGAGCAGGCAACGGTATTGACCACTTCTATCGAAACGGCTTCTGCATTGTTCCGTTCAGGCAGGGCTACGTATCTGGAGCTGCTCATCAACCAGCAAAATGCCTTGCAGGCAAGGCTGGAAGTAATTGCCGCTAAAAAACAACAATGGCAAACATCAGTGAATTTGTATAAAGCTCTCGGCGGTGGCTGGTAG
- a CDS encoding efflux RND transporter permease subunit, translating into MVNQAPGYSSGQALDAIKKAAAEKLPKGFSYDWAGSSRDQANSGNEAVIIFLICLVFVYLLLAAQYESFLLPMPVILSLPTGIFGAFLLLWALGLENNIYAQVAMIMLIGLLGKNAILIVEFASLRHREGLRPLQAAIEGASARLRPILMTSFAFIAGLIPLMLASGAGAIGNKTIGTAAAGGMLFGTVFGVIVIPGLYVIFATLAERFANKGRKEEKPFTEEI; encoded by the coding sequence ATGGTGAACCAAGCCCCTGGCTACAGTAGTGGTCAGGCATTGGATGCCATTAAAAAAGCGGCGGCCGAAAAACTGCCCAAGGGCTTCTCTTACGACTGGGCTGGCTCCAGTCGTGACCAGGCCAACTCGGGCAACGAAGCCGTGATCATCTTCCTGATTTGTTTGGTGTTTGTGTACTTATTGCTGGCAGCGCAATACGAAAGTTTCCTGCTGCCGATGCCGGTTATTCTTTCACTGCCTACTGGCATTTTTGGTGCCTTCCTCTTGCTGTGGGCACTTGGTTTAGAAAACAATATTTACGCACAGGTAGCCATGATTATGTTGATTGGGTTGCTGGGTAAAAACGCTATCCTCATTGTAGAGTTTGCGTCGCTGCGTCACCGCGAAGGACTGCGACCCTTGCAGGCTGCTATCGAAGGTGCGTCAGCTCGTTTGCGCCCCATCCTCATGACTTCTTTCGCATTTATTGCCGGTTTGATTCCGCTCATGCTGGCATCGGGTGCAGGTGCTATTGGCAACAAAACCATCGGTACTGCCGCTGCGGGTGGTATGCTGTTTGGTACTGTGTTTGGCGTCATCGTTATCCCCGGTCTGTATGTGATTTTCGCTACACTGGCTGAGCGGTTTGCCAACAAAGGACGCAAAGAAGAAAAACCATTTACCGAAGAAATCTAA
- a CDS encoding efflux RND transporter permease subunit yields MTEKFIHRPVLSIVISLIITLLGVLAMTQLPVTQFPDIAPPEVNVTTKYTGANAEACVKAVVTPLERAINGVPGMAYMSSVSGNDGTSVIQIIFKAGTDPEVAAVNVQNRVSSTLDELPEEVIKAGVLVEKVQNSMLMYLNILSTDSAMDEKFLYNYTDINLLPELKRIDGVGFADIMGMREYAMRVWLKPDQMTAYDISTEDIVQSLKGQNVEAAPGKIGEASGRTPQALQYVLKYTGKYNTEQQYENVVLKSNVTGEVVKLKDVADVEFGSLEYDVISKENGKPSAAIMLKQRPGSNASEVIANIKSRMAELKKSFPAGMEYTISYDVSSFLDASIDEVIKTLVEAFLLVALVVFIFLQDFRSTIIPAIAVPVSLVGTFFFMQLLGFSINLITLFALVLAIGIVVDNAIVVIEAVHAHMEHSKIGPRKATEKAMREITGAIIAITLVMAAVFIPVSFMSGPTGVFYRQFSLTMAISIVLSGVVALTLTPALCATMLKRHHHDPNAKRNWLQRFFGGFNTWYEGLSGKYKRLIEIIANRRVITWVTIIGFTMGTGLFGSILPTGFIPNEDQATIYANVTTPAGATLERTEQVVDAIQQTAQQIDGVDAVSTLAGYSVLSEGTGATYGMNLIGLKKWHERKLTDKQLMDTLRERTKHIKDARIEFFSPPPVPGYGNSSGFEMRLLDKTGFGDLKYLEKTAAEFVKVLNDLPEVANAFTTFDASFPQYMVSVDNVKAAQKGVILADVLSTLQVFLGSEYATNFIRFGQMYKVMVQASPEYRAKPEDIMKLYVKNKDGEMVPVSAFLQINKVYGPEQVTRYNMYPSAMINGEPSPWLQ; encoded by the coding sequence ATGACTGAAAAATTTATACACCGCCCGGTGTTGTCTATTGTCATATCCCTCATCATTACGTTGTTGGGTGTGCTGGCCATGACGCAACTACCGGTTACGCAGTTTCCTGATATTGCACCACCCGAAGTAAACGTAACCACTAAGTACACCGGTGCCAACGCCGAAGCCTGTGTAAAGGCTGTAGTTACACCACTCGAAAGAGCCATCAACGGGGTGCCCGGTATGGCCTACATGTCATCAGTGTCGGGCAACGATGGTACCAGTGTTATTCAAATCATTTTTAAAGCCGGTACCGACCCCGAAGTGGCTGCGGTAAACGTGCAAAACAGGGTTTCATCTACGCTGGATGAATTGCCCGAAGAAGTAATCAAGGCCGGCGTATTGGTAGAAAAAGTGCAGAATAGTATGTTGATGTACCTCAACATCCTTTCCACCGATTCTGCCATGGATGAAAAGTTTTTGTACAACTACACCGACATCAACCTGCTGCCCGAACTGAAGCGGATTGATGGTGTAGGTTTTGCCGACATTATGGGCATGCGGGAATACGCCATGCGGGTGTGGCTGAAACCCGACCAAATGACGGCTTACGATATTTCTACAGAAGACATTGTACAAAGTTTGAAAGGCCAAAACGTAGAAGCTGCACCGGGTAAAATTGGTGAAGCTTCGGGCAGAACACCGCAGGCACTGCAGTACGTACTGAAGTATACGGGCAAATACAACACTGAACAGCAGTATGAAAATGTAGTGCTCAAAAGCAATGTAACCGGCGAAGTCGTAAAACTGAAAGATGTAGCTGATGTAGAATTTGGTTCATTGGAATACGACGTTATTTCCAAAGAAAATGGTAAGCCATCAGCCGCCATCATGCTGAAGCAGCGCCCCGGTAGCAATGCCAGTGAGGTGATTGCGAACATCAAGAGCCGCATGGCCGAGTTAAAAAAGTCTTTTCCGGCGGGAATGGAATACACCATCAGCTATGATGTGTCTTCCTTCCTTGATGCGTCTATTGATGAAGTAATTAAAACGCTGGTGGAAGCCTTCTTACTCGTAGCGTTGGTGGTGTTCATCTTCCTGCAAGATTTCCGATCTACTATCATTCCGGCCATTGCGGTACCTGTGTCATTGGTGGGTACATTTTTCTTCATGCAGTTGCTGGGCTTCTCTATCAACCTCATCACGTTGTTTGCATTGGTGCTGGCCATTGGTATTGTGGTAGACAATGCCATTGTGGTAATTGAAGCCGTGCATGCTCACATGGAGCATTCCAAAATCGGGCCCCGCAAAGCCACCGAAAAAGCCATGCGGGAAATCACCGGTGCCATTATTGCCATCACCTTGGTAATGGCTGCGGTGTTCATTCCGGTATCGTTTATGTCGGGGCCCACAGGTGTGTTCTATCGCCAGTTTTCATTGACGATGGCTATCTCCATTGTACTCTCCGGTGTGGTTGCCTTAACGTTGACACCGGCATTGTGTGCCACCATGCTCAAGCGGCATCATCATGACCCAAATGCCAAACGTAATTGGTTGCAGCGTTTCTTCGGCGGCTTCAACACTTGGTACGAAGGCTTGTCGGGTAAATACAAACGCCTCATCGAAATCATTGCCAACAGGCGGGTAATTACTTGGGTAACGATTATCGGATTTACGATGGGCACCGGCCTGTTTGGTTCGATATTGCCCACGGGCTTCATTCCCAACGAAGACCAGGCGACGATTTATGCTAACGTAACTACGCCTGCCGGTGCTACACTGGAGCGAACCGAGCAGGTGGTAGATGCCATTCAGCAAACAGCGCAGCAGATAGACGGTGTCGATGCCGTAAGTACGCTGGCGGGCTACAGTGTGCTCTCAGAAGGTACCGGTGCTACTTATGGCATGAACCTGATTGGGTTGAAAAAATGGCACGAAAGAAAACTCACCGACAAGCAACTGATGGATACCCTGCGGGAAAGAACGAAGCACATCAAAGATGCCCGCATTGAATTCTTCTCGCCACCACCAGTGCCGGGCTATGGAAACTCGAGTGGTTTTGAAATGCGACTGTTGGATAAAACCGGTTTCGGCGATTTGAAGTACCTCGAGAAAACGGCAGCTGAATTTGTGAAAGTGCTGAACGACCTGCCCGAAGTAGCCAACGCCTTTACCACCTTTGATGCCAGCTTTCCGCAATACATGGTGAGTGTAGACAATGTGAAGGCGGCACAGAAAGGTGTGATACTCGCTGATGTACTCAGTACGCTGCAAGTGTTTTTAGGCAGTGAATATGCCACCAACTTCATTCGCTTCGGACAGATGTACAAAGTGATGGTGCAGGCCTCGCCGGAATACCGTGCCAAGCCGGAAGACATCATGAAGTTGTATGTGAAAAACAAAGACGGCGAAATGGTGCCCGTATCGGCTTTTCTTCAAATCAACAAAGTGTACGGACCAGAACAAGTTACCCGCTACAACATGTATCCATCGGCCATGATAAATGGTGAACCAAGCCCCTGGCTACAGTAG
- a CDS encoding efflux RND transporter periplasmic adaptor subunit has translation MGLVLADQQRFPHMGKIETNENEIDISTGNIAFRARFANPQHLLRHGSTGKVLINSELNDALVIPQKSSFEIQEKTFVYVVDANNTVRMRNVEVSHRFPHMYVISGGLSVKDRIIYEGIQQVKEGDKIVPQQTSFSAMARR, from the coding sequence GTGGGATTAGTGCTGGCAGATCAGCAGCGTTTTCCGCACATGGGCAAAATAGAAACCAACGAAAACGAAATTGATATCAGCACCGGCAACATTGCTTTCCGTGCACGGTTTGCCAACCCACAACACTTGCTGCGCCACGGTTCTACCGGCAAAGTGCTCATCAACAGTGAGCTGAACGATGCGTTGGTGATTCCGCAAAAATCGAGTTTCGAAATACAGGAAAAAACATTTGTGTACGTAGTGGATGCCAACAACACGGTGCGGATGCGCAATGTAGAAGTGAGCCATCGCTTTCCGCACATGTATGTCATCAGTGGCGGCCTTTCAGTAAAAGACCGCATTATTTACGAAGGCATTCAGCAGGTTAAAGAAGGCGACAAAATTGTACCTCAGCAAACATCATTTTCTGCCATGGCCCGTCGCTAA